A window of the Cytophagia bacterium CHB2 genome harbors these coding sequences:
- a CDS encoding T9SS type A sorting domain-containing protein: protein MKRLLGLNSIISVVVMLVFAASSAWAQTAKIKIEGYSPQEIHDLGWTSPRSTGLSVVGVGQVVYLVGSDSAGAAVTSYAWTLTARPTGSTAALDSTNKKQTTFKPDMVGKFTVQLVITTAGGTSAPRAVTITSAKFVGVGGMDGLPSNPAEGQCSLCHFANFNAWTKTGHSTIFKNAIDGLASDHYAEPCIECHTVGFDSSPTAVNDGFDDVARETGWTFPAVLQPGNYANLLATNPKLAARANVQCESCHGPGSEHKGVKNGIAMTLDEASCGVCHEEEPYHRISSQWKNSVHGIFSPTFESVANRPVSSGCAKCHSGWGFIRRIDPKTPDTRPANGASQISCAVCHDPHRSEQLPNMVRSLDNVQLGDTLTVVNYGGMGKVCMQCHISRRDAADYVQNPSNLSTHFGPHYSNQADMVDGSNAVEYGVPIGSSGHKYAVVDACVTCHMSETPAAGQPGHDKIGGHTWSMRDDNGTPDDPSDDIENVTACQTCHGPIKSFNDIMAKADYDEDGTIESTRHEIEGLLHHLDELLPPRATTAQVNANYKWDASMTPQEIARRQTLAKAWYNFLFVEEDRSFGAHNAGYSIALLRRSIATLTTGDIGAGTISMIKDVPEDQGKQVRVMWSKFAADSPAATNAVTSYSIWRRVDDAANSTGIQLSSKADLIAAGVQGNVGKRYVVNQAGTWDFVGWLPASGYEVYSTVVPTVYDSTADGMHWSVFFISGQSRGVVYETAPDSGYSVDNLAPFAPSNVVGSQVVNTVALQWDEPVDADFKYFAIYRSTTAGFDPAGMTPLATLIDNNYVDTDIVRGTTYYYRLSAYDFAGNQSQFSAELPVAVTTVGERSSGVPTEFAMQQNYPNPFNPETTINYQLPSPDHVRLVIFSALGQEVRRLIDRSQPAAYHTVVWDGRDEAGNQLPSGIYFYRLETSKFTAMKKMVLTK, encoded by the coding sequence ATGAAGAGATTGTTAGGATTAAACAGTATCATCTCGGTTGTCGTGATGCTGGTTTTCGCCGCCAGCTCGGCTTGGGCGCAAACCGCCAAAATCAAGATTGAAGGCTACAGCCCGCAAGAAATTCACGATTTGGGCTGGACCTCTCCGCGCTCCACGGGTTTGTCTGTGGTGGGCGTGGGCCAAGTGGTTTATCTCGTAGGATCGGATTCCGCGGGCGCAGCGGTGACCAGCTACGCCTGGACGCTGACCGCGAGGCCGACCGGCTCAACTGCTGCGTTGGACAGCACCAACAAAAAGCAGACGACGTTTAAACCGGACATGGTCGGAAAATTCACGGTGCAGTTGGTGATTACCACTGCCGGCGGCACTAGCGCGCCTCGCGCAGTGACCATAACCTCGGCAAAGTTCGTCGGCGTTGGCGGCATGGACGGCTTGCCTTCCAATCCCGCGGAAGGGCAATGCAGCCTATGTCACTTTGCCAACTTTAATGCGTGGACCAAAACCGGGCATTCCACCATTTTCAAGAATGCGATTGACGGCCTTGCCAGCGATCACTATGCTGAACCATGCATTGAATGCCATACCGTGGGTTTTGATAGCAGCCCCACCGCCGTTAATGACGGTTTTGATGATGTGGCGCGCGAAACGGGTTGGACGTTCCCGGCGGTGTTGCAACCGGGCAATTATGCCAACTTGTTGGCGACCAATCCCAAACTGGCAGCGCGCGCGAATGTGCAGTGTGAAAGCTGCCACGGCCCGGGCAGCGAGCATAAAGGCGTTAAGAATGGCATTGCAATGACTCTGGACGAAGCTTCCTGCGGCGTTTGTCACGAAGAAGAGCCGTATCATCGCATCAGTTCACAGTGGAAAAACTCTGTGCATGGCATTTTTAGCCCCACGTTTGAATCCGTCGCGAATCGTCCGGTTTCTTCGGGCTGCGCCAAATGCCATTCCGGTTGGGGATTTATTCGCAGAATTGACCCCAAAACGCCGGACACCCGCCCGGCCAACGGCGCTTCACAGATCAGTTGCGCCGTCTGCCACGATCCGCACCGTTCGGAACAGTTACCGAACATGGTACGCTCGTTGGATAATGTGCAGTTGGGCGATACGCTGACCGTGGTCAATTATGGCGGTATGGGCAAAGTCTGTATGCAATGCCACATCAGCCGCCGTGATGCCGCAGATTATGTCCAAAATCCGAGCAATTTGAGCACGCACTTTGGCCCGCACTACAGCAATCAAGCTGACATGGTTGACGGCTCGAATGCAGTGGAATACGGCGTGCCCATCGGCAGTTCGGGTCACAAGTATGCCGTGGTTGACGCCTGCGTGACCTGCCATATGTCGGAAACACCGGCAGCCGGCCAGCCAGGGCATGACAAGATTGGCGGCCATACCTGGTCCATGCGAGATGACAATGGCACGCCGGATGATCCGAGCGATGATATTGAAAACGTCACAGCCTGCCAGACGTGCCACGGTCCGATCAAGTCGTTTAACGACATTATGGCCAAGGCCGACTATGACGAAGACGGCACCATTGAAAGCACTCGCCATGAGATCGAAGGTTTGTTGCACCATCTCGACGAGTTGCTGCCGCCGCGCGCAACCACGGCGCAAGTCAATGCGAACTACAAATGGGACGCGAGCATGACGCCGCAGGAAATCGCGCGCCGCCAGACGCTGGCCAAGGCGTGGTATAATTTCCTCTTCGTTGAGGAAGATCGCAGCTTTGGCGCGCACAATGCCGGTTACTCCATTGCATTACTGCGCCGCTCGATTGCGACGCTGACCACGGGCGATATCGGCGCCGGCACCATCAGCATGATTAAAGACGTGCCTGAAGATCAAGGCAAGCAAGTCCGCGTCATGTGGTCGAAATTCGCGGCCGACAGCCCGGCAGCCACCAACGCGGTAACGAGTTACTCGATTTGGCGCCGGGTTGATGATGCCGCCAACTCCACGGGCATCCAACTGTCCTCCAAGGCTGATTTGATCGCCGCGGGCGTGCAAGGCAACGTGGGCAAACGCTACGTCGTCAACCAAGCCGGAACCTGGGATTTTGTGGGCTGGTTGCCGGCTTCAGGCTATGAAGTATACAGCACGGTAGTGCCGACGGTTTATGACAGCACAGCCGACGGCATGCACTGGTCTGTGTTCTTCATCTCCGGCCAGTCGCGCGGAGTGGTTTATGAAACCGCGCCTGACAGCGGCTATTCTGTTGACAATCTCGCGCCCTTTGCGCCCAGCAATGTGGTGGGCAGTCAGGTGGTGAATACCGTCGCGTTGCAATGGGACGAACCGGTTGATGCGGATTTCAAATATTTTGCGATCTACCGCAGCACCACTGCTGGATTCGATCCTGCTGGCATGACCCCGCTCGCGACGTTGATCGACAACAACTATGTTGACACCGACATCGTGCGCGGCACCACATACTACTATCGCCTGTCGGCCTATGATTTCGCCGGAAATCAAAGCCAATTCTCCGCCGAATTGCCAGTCGCCGTAACCACGGTGGGAGAACGCAGCAGCGGTGTGCCGACCGAATTTGCGATGCAGCAGAATTATCCCAATCCGTTCAATCCCGAAACCACGATCAACTATCAATTGCCCTCGCCTGATCATGTGCGGTTGGTGATTTTCTCCGCGCTCGGCCAGGAAGTGCGGCGCTTGATTGATCGTTCACAACCCGCGGCGTATCATACCGTGGTGTGGGACGGACGTGACGAAGCGGGTAATCAACTGCCCTCCGGCATCTACTTCTATCGTCTGGAAACCTCCAAATTCACGGCGATGAAGAAGATGGTTTTGACGAAGTAG